A single genomic interval of Metasolibacillus fluoroglycofenilyticus harbors:
- a CDS encoding EscU/YscU/HrcU family type III secretion system export apparatus switch protein, whose product MSERKYVRKEAIALTYNPSESAGPKVVAKGKGKIAENILEQASLHNVPIHEDPNLVELLGQLDLNETIPEQLYQAVAEVFAFIYHLDREHNELKRRS is encoded by the coding sequence ATGAGTGAAAGGAAATATGTTAGAAAAGAAGCAATTGCTCTAACTTATAACCCATCAGAAAGTGCTGGCCCTAAGGTTGTCGCAAAAGGGAAAGGGAAAATTGCAGAAAATATTTTAGAGCAAGCCTCGTTGCATAATGTGCCAATTCATGAGGACCCGAATCTTGTCGAATTATTAGGGCAGCTTGATTTAAACGAAACGATACCAGAGCAATTATATCAGGCTGTGGCAGAAGTATTCGCCTTTATTTATCATCTGGACCGTGAGCATAATGAGTTAAAACGACGCAGTTAG